The genomic segment CTGGCCCTGCTGCGTTGCTATCCGCGCCGGGAGCTGGTTCGGGTGTTGAACCTGGCAACCATGCCCGGCTTGATAGGCCCGGTAGTCGGTCCTCTGCTTGGGGGGATTTTTGTGACCTATGCCAGCTGGCATTGGATCTTTTTAATCAATATCCCGGTTGGGATCATCGGACTTATCCTGACCTGGCGTTATATGCCAAATGTAACCAGCACCAGGCGGCGCTTTGACTGGTTGGGCTTTTTGCTATTTGGCTTGTGTCTGGTCTGTATCCTGGGAGGGATTGAGCTTCTGGGGGAGGCGGCCGTCAACAGCCTGTTGCCAGTGATAGCCTTGCTGGGTGGGGCTGTGCTGCTCGGGGGTATCTGTGGCATGCGGCACGTAATCCTGAGCCCCTGATCCCTTTATCTTTGTTTGAGACCCGAACCTTTAAAATAGGGATCCGTGGCAATGTGTTTGCCCGGCTCGGCTCCGGTGCTATCCCTTTTCTGGTCCCTTTGATGTTGCAGGTTGGGATGGGATTTTCAGCCCTGTTTGCCGGCCTGATGATGATCCCGCTGGCTTTGGGCTCGTTATTAGGTAAATCGGCGGTGGAGCGAGTCCTGCACAGGCTTGGCTTTCGCTTGACCCTGCTGTGGGTCACCGGGATCATCGGGGTCATGATCGGCTTGTTTGCGCTGATATCCCCCGAGGTATCTCTCTGGTTTGCTGTTGCTCTGCTGTTGGGGCTCGGAGTGGTCAGAGCGACACAGTTTACCGCGATGAATACCATTACCCTGGGGGATCTCAGTGATGATGATGCCAGCTCGGGAAATAGCGTGTTAGCAGTCACTCAGCAACTCTCCATCAGCTTTGGAGTGGCTATCTGTGCCAGTGCCCTGCATTTTTACACCCGCTATACTCCCGGTAGCCTGATGGACCATTTTCACCTGACCTTTCTGACCATGGGGGCGTTGACCCTGCTATCTGCTCTGGCTTTTCTATATCTTAAAAAGTCTGATGGCCAGCACCTGGTCGCAGACTGAGATAGCCGGTGACCCATGAGTTGACAGGGCGGAGGTTAATTCCGCACTATAGAGTTTAGAGAGAGGCGCTGGCATTTGAGCTGTGACAAGCTCGATACAGAGTTCAGCAGGCCTCTCATTCAGGAATGAAAGGAGAGGGGGCCCGGATGCTGTTTCGTGTATTGCTATGGCTTGTTTTGCTCATTCCACTCCCCTCCCTGGCCTCTTATACCAAGCTTGTACTGGCGATGCCAAATTTCCCGCCCTTTACCTATATGATCAATGGCTCTTACCAGGGGTATGGCTATGAAAAGATGGCTCAGGTGCTCGATGAGGTGGGAGTTCCCTATGAGATCAAACTGGTACCCAGCTATGCCAAAGCACTGGCCGATTTAAAGAATCACAGGGTCGACGGCTTTTTCCTGGCCTCTAAAAATGCCGAGCGAGATTCGGTGGCGGTTTTCTCCAAGCCCCTGATGCTCAATCGCTGGAGCTGGTTTGTATCCAGCCGTTACTCACTCACCCCAAGTGATCCAAGGTTTAAGGAGAATGCCAGAATTGGGACCGTATTTGGAACCAATACCCAGCGCTGGCTGGAGAGGAATGCTTACAAGGTCACGAGCCGGGAGCTCAATACCGCAGAGCTGATTCGCAAGCTTAAAGCAGGGAAGATTGATGCCATCTTCATGGCGGAGATGGTGTTCAAACAGTCTGCGGATGAGCAGGGACTCAAGCACTCGGCCTACCAGCAATATGTTCAATCCTCTCGGGGGATTGGGATCTATATCTCGAAAAGCTACCTTGCGAGCAACAAGGGGTTTATGAGTGCTCTGAATAAGAAGATAGATGACCTGCATACCATGGGGTTACAGGACTAAATAGCTGATCCTATTACTGCTACATCTGTTGATGTGTGCTAGCAGACACGCTATGAATCCATCCATGGAGGCTCCACCGCGTCATCCATGACGCAGAGGGTCTGCTCATTCACAATTCAACAGTTGCTCCAAGTGATCTACTATTTGGAACAGTTATTTAGTCGATCGTTTCAATTGGTTTGTCGATTGCCTGGATATCATTTAAGGGCACGCAGTAAGTTGTCTAAAAGCAGCTTACTGCGTGCTCGGTGGCAGGGGTTAGGATCCTGATAACCCAGGCCACTGAATCAGAAAGTCTTGTCACCCATGTGGTAAGGGGTTGGTAATGATCAAGTTTTAATTATCCAGCTTCACCTTTACCCAGACCGGGAACTTTGATGCGCCTTCGGCTGCATCGACTTTGGATACACACGTAATATAGATATGCTTATCTATCGGCAAAATTGCGCCGACTGAGTATCGATCATTTTTATACCAGCATACATGACTCAATGGGGGATGAGCTTTACTTGTGGCCATCGAGGGTTGCATTTTCCCGCTTAAATGGGTGTTTGCAAGGGTGTTGGCAAATGCGAAAGCAGAGACTGCAAAGCATGATATAAACACCAGGGGTTTTATGAGAGTCATCGCTTTAATTCCTTTTAAAGCCATAGGGCTACTTTGATTAAAGACAGCATGAGCTCGGAAGTACAGGTTGCTGGTTGTAGTTGTCGTGGTGGAGAGCAGAATTACCAATGGAGAGCTATTTTGTCATCATCAGGTTGGGCACCAAAGTTGGCGACCCATCTGTGCCAGGTTATGAAGGATAACCCTTCGATCAAGGCGATTCTTGATGAGCATGGGGTCAAGGATGTGAGCTGCACAGTAGGGCTTCACTCTCAGGCTTAAGCTGTACAGGCAAAACCTATCTATAACCTGATACTCTTAGCTACAACGCAGAGCACTGAAAGGAAAATGCTCGTCTGAGGGAGACCAGGCTGGCTCATCAGGAAGAGCGGGGCTATGGAGGCCATTAAGGAGCAAAGCAGTATCATCTTAGCTTTATGACTTACTTGCTATTAGTCATTGCATCCTGGTTAAACCTAAGTTAACCAGGATGCTGTTTTTAATTTCTAACCCCTGACTTATAATCAGAATCGCATTTGTATTGTACCTAGGTTAATCAGTCTTTTAGTCAGATTTACAGGGAGTATGATAATGCGAAATAATACCAGCCTGAATAAGATACCTATTAGCCTTGCACTATGCTCACCGCTAATTCTTGGTTTCCCGGCAGAAGCCGTTGAAAGGATTTCAGCGCTCAGTGAAGATATTGAGTATTCCGGCCGCTGGAATACGGTGAGTGGTAATAGTAAGGGAACAAGTTGGGGGAATACTGCGCGACTTAAATTTTCTAATAGCAGCCAGATAAGTGTCGACCTGCAGTCCTCCGGAAGTATCGAATATAAATACAGTTTGTATCCCGTGGGATTTACCGGAAAGATTGAAAAAACAGACCTACCCTCAGGAACAGGAGTCATTGCTCTGCAATCCTCTGTGACCCAGGATACCTTATTAGATCCTTCCACTACCTATATGCTTAAACTTCATCGTACATCTGAAGCCTCTTTTGGTCAGACGACCTTGAAGGGGTTTATCGGTGATGATGGCATTGAAATTAAACCAATTAATGATGGCGAGCGGATTAAAATAGAGGTTATCGGCGATTCGATTACTGCCGCCTGGAAAGTGGATAATCCGGATGGGCAGTCCTCAGGTGCGGTTCAATATGAAAACACCCTTCACTCCTATGGTGCCTTGTTGGCAAAAATGTTCCAAACTGATCAGTGGAGTATTATTGCTAAGAGTGGAATAGGGGTGACTCCCAATGCTGGTGACTCTATTACAATGGATCAACAGTTTACCTATAATAATTTCCAGTGGAGTCAGCCCACGGGCACTGCAGTGAATTGGAATTTCAGCTCCTGGCAACCGGATATAGTAGTGCTGTTTTTAGGGACGAATGATGTAGCACTAACATCCTTTAACTCCACAAACTTCAAATCGGGTTATCGGAGAATGCTCAATACGATTCGCAGTAATTACCCTAATGCCTATATCGTATCCTTGACCACATTGGTGGAAACTATCACATGGGCTGATCCTAACTATACCCAGGTTAAGCAGGATATTAAGCAGGTCGCCAGTGAGTTTACCAATATAATGGTTGTAGATCCGGGGACAAAAGAGGATCCCTGGTTGATTCCGCTCAATGCCCCCGAGGGAGATTATGCTGGGGATCTAACCCACCCAGCTCTGAGTGGCCAGCAGAAGTTGGCGACTAAGTTATGTGAACAGATGAAGAGGAATAACTCGGTGCAGGGGATTCTTGCTGAACATGGCGCAGGCAATGTGAACTGTTCCCTGGATCCGATCCAGGAGCTTAGCTGGAGCTCGGAGCCATCGGTAACCGATGTGACAGTGAATTCGGCTTCAGCCAGCTGGCTTGCCAGTGTGGATACGGGCCCGGTTATAACTTATAGCTATAGACTGCAACAGAGCCCGGATATGGAGTTGGTTGCTCAAGGGGTTGGGAGCTCTGCTGTTTTCAGTGCTCTTGCTGAAGATACCCAATACAGATTAACGGTCACAGCTTCTGCCAATGATTACCCGGATCTTGTCGGTACTGAAACCTTTAGGACGGCATCGACCCAGTCTGCATCGCTAAACTGGGAACAGCGGCCGGTGATCAGTAATATTAGCGAAAACGGAGCTTTGGCGAGCTGGCAAGCAGAAGTTGTACATGGCGAAGGCATAATTAGCTATCACTATCAGCTACTCGATTCCAGTGGTCAGATGGTTGACGAGGGGAGTGGTAACAGCAAGTTGTTTACAGGGTTGGGTGCCTCGACTCAGTATCAGCTTCAGGTTACGGCCTCAGTTGAGGGGCTTTCTTCTCTGACAGATACCGAGATCTTTACGACCAAGGCCACACCAACCGAAGATCAGTGGGATCCCACCAAGATATACCATCAGGGGGATCAGGCCAGCTACCAGGGAGTGGTATATACAGCGCGCTGGTGGACCCAGAACAATCAACCGGATATCTCCTATGTTTGGGAGGGACCGGCACCTGAGCCAGGAAGTGCATGGGATCCAACGAGAGTGTACCTACAGTCGGAAATCGTGAGTTATCAGGGCAACCGCTATGAGGCAAAATGGTGGACTCGCGGGACGAGCCAGCTGCATCCTCAAGCTCGGGACCATGGAAATTATTGACCAACTAATTTGTGTTAAAGCGTCGCTGGCTTTCCCGGTCGTGTGAGGTGTGTCGGTATAATCCTGGTGGGCTATCAAGTCTGTGATAGCCCACTATACAAAACTAATATGGTAACAGTGGTTGGTCGTGTTTCACATCTGTTGTTGATGTCTAATTTCACGTCTCGCCAACACGGTGTGTATCCGTCCATGGAACCTCTGCTGCCGCATCCTTGCGACAGAAGGTTGGTGACCTTGAAATTAGTACACATTTGTATGAGCAACGGATCTGAGACATAACCCAGTGGTTATATGTTCCTTCGCTTTTCAAAGGATTTTGTTAAATGGTCAATGAAAAGTTTGGTTCTTAATGGCAGATGGTTCTTTTTCGGATATAAGAGGTATGCGTTACGATTTAATATGTCATAGTCTTCCAGTATTTGTATTAATCGCCCTTTGTTTATATCATTTATCACGCTGAACTTTGTTACACTTCCAATGCCATGGCCCATTAGTACAGCCTTTCTTAATACATGGCCACAGTTTATTTTCAAGGAGCACTGGCCATTTATCAGGCTTATGTTGAAGTCATTTTTAAATTTCAACTCATCGCATACGTTTGAGTCTAAAATCAATTTGTGTTGGTGTAAATCTTCAGGCTTACCTGGTAATCCATGTTTTGTTATATACTCAGGTGATGCGCATAATATGACTTCATAGCCACACAGTTTCTTTGATATTAAATTAGAATCCGCAAGTTTTCCTGAGCGTATTGCAAGGTCAACTCCTGATTCGATAAGGTTTACCAGCTTATTGTCTGTTGTGATATCAATATCTATTTGTGGGTGCTTATCTAAAAAGCTACATATCTCCTCAGTAATGAGCTTTTCCAGAAAAAGACTTGAGGTGGTAAGCCTAATTTTGCCTGATGGAAGCTTTTTTTTCTCTTGAAACAAGGTGTTAAGATTGTCAATGTCTTTCAGTATTGAGAGGGACTTATCATAGTAAATCTTTCCCTCTTCGGTCAGGCTGATCGCTCTGGCACTTCTATTAATAAGTCTTATCTCTAAGCTTGTCTCGAGCTGAGATATGTACCGGCTTATAATTGCCGTAGATACGGATAACTTTTCAGCGGCCTTCTTAAAGCTTTTTTCTTCGGCAACCGCCCTGAATGCTGTCATCAGGTTGATCAGATTCATGGTAGGTTCTCCCGTTTAATCAAAAGTGGCTGGAGTCGTCTTACTCTTGAAAATTTTTTCAATAGGACTGGGGGATCCCAGTTTGATTGACAGAGGTCATCCTCATTGTTGCAACCTGTGTCTCGTGCTGATGCAGATCTAAAAATTCAGGGTTCACTCTTTGTGAAGAAATGAGTTTGTATCGCATTGATATATCCTTATATTTTGCATGGTATTCCGGGTGCTGGTTAAGCGAATGAGAAAATAAGCCTGTTTGGAAAAGGATTTTAATGGACCCATGCTAGAAAAAATTGAAAACCAGCGCAATTTGTTAGAGAGGATATCAATACCCTCTCCAGGAGGGAGGATATGGTTAAGCTAGCTGGAAACTTGATTATCCAGTATAAGCTATTGAATAAATTATATTTTATTTTTTATCTGAAATATTTTCGTGAATATGAACTCCAATGAGCAATGCGACAAATTAAGGCACTTATCACCTATCGAGAGCGCCTGGGGTTCTGATTATTTTTCGTTTTAGTCACAGCTAATCTGGATCAGGTTTTTCCTTGGCAGACTTCAATGCTCCCATCGCCTTGAGCTCGCGCAGCATGAAGTAGTTGAGTACGGTACGGATCGCGATAATCGAGGCCAGTTGTCCGATATCCTCCCAAGTGGGGGCAATGGTGGTGTTGAGAATACTGCCACCGATCAGAAAACCCAAAGCCAGTGAGAAGGTGTAGCCCAGCTCGAGGCGGCTCTCGCGAATCGCTGTGGCAGAGTCTTTTTCAATCAGGGACTCACGAATGAAGATCACCATTCCCTTGATCACACCTATGGAGATCACCGTGATGGCGAGAAGATGCAGGCATTGCACTACGAAGTGACTGGCAATATGAACAATTTCATCCATGGCTGACTCCAAAACCTCAATGGGCAGCAGTTACAGCAAACTCATAGCCGTTACTTAAGTGCTAGCTGCTTCTTCGAAGGCCGTCAATCCGGGAGGCAGGATTAGTCAATTGGAAGATCATAGAAAGGGCCACCCTGGGGTGACCCTGGTGAGATGTGGGTTAGTGTGTCGGGGCAAACTCTCTGGGCTCAAGTGAGATCACCGCGTTGTTGCGAGCTCCCGAATAGTCCTGGTAGTGACGGTTTTGCTCCAGGGTGTAGAAGGAATCCACATAATCATCACTATTGGTCATCCAATCATCGGGAATCGCGTCTATGATGCGGTTTCCGAGATCCAGGAAGGGGGCGCTCTGTGGATATCCGGCGATCTTCAGGCTCTCTTTGAGAACTTCAACCAATAGCTTGGTGAGCTCCTTGTAGTTGGTATTGCTGTCCTGCTCCATCAGCACCAGATCGGCAGCGGCCCAGCGATAACGATCCCAATAGATCAGGATCTGGTTGGGAGTATAGACAGTTTTATCATGGTCCAGATAGGGCATGTCGATGATATCGACCACAGGCTCATCTCTTCCCGGATTGATTCCGGCAACTATGGCATAAATCTCGGCGTCACCTAGAATCCATGGCTCCTCGTCATTTTCCAGGCGGATTTTACTTAAGATTGAAGTTTTGAGAGGCTCAGTTGCTGGGGGAAGCGAGTCACTGCTCAGCCCCTCTTTTTTAAGTGCCCGATTCATCATGCGGATCCCAGCCTGAGCGGCTTTATGGGCATCGGTTTCAACCACCAGTACTGGACGATCAGGGGCCTTATTGACATCCAGTAATACCGAATTCCCCTGGCGATCAAAGGCTTCAATGGAACTCCACTGGGACTCGTCACCATCCGGGATATAGGCAACCAGCGGAGCGACCCCTGAACTCAGGGCAGATTGCTGGTCGGGGGTTGCCAGCCGTAGCTGCATTAATGAGTCGACCTCTCCGGTCAATCCCATTTTTCCTATTGCTTGTTGATTTGCCTGTGCACTCAGCTGACTGAGGGAAGAGATGGAGCGAGCCGTTCGCTTGTGTGCCAGCAAGCTCTGAAGAGGAGCCTGGTAGTTCTGATTGGCAAGTTTCGGGAGTAGAGTCTGGCTGTGCATCGCCAGCTCACGCGCTAACTCCCGGCGCGTTTGCTGGCTGTCAGCCAGGGCGGTGGAGCTAATAACTAGCCCAATAAGCAGCATGCAGATATGTTTCATATCCTTATTCTCCTAAAAAGTGGCTGGCAAAGGGCGCAGCATGTAAGGAAATAATCGGGATGAAGTTTAAGCAGAGGGCCGGACCTATGGGTCTAAACATCTGTCTAAAAAATACACTACATGTTTTGTGCTTAAGAGGCATCTATTGTTTTTATTAAACTAATTATTTGTGAATTTGATCTCTATTTTTCTCTGTGTGGAAAATTTAATACAGGCCTAAGCCCAGGGTGAGCTTCATGGTCCCAGAAGATTCACTAGAATTTGAGTAAACCTATTATTTGCATGGTTACAGTTTTGGATTGTCGACTGATTATTGCCTTGTGCTTGTCCTTCATCCTGAGTGGTCAGGCGAAAAGCGCCTCGCCATCCGGCCAAGATTTCACCCGTCTTTCCTATGTGACGGAGGAGTTTCCTCCCTATAACTATCGGCACAATGGGGAGTTGAAAGGGATTGCGGTTGAGCTATTGCTGGCGGCGGCCAGGGAGGCGGGGTACTCGATGCGCTCACAGGATATCAAGTGCAACTCCTGGGCTCGCTCCTACAACCTGGCTTTGAATGTTCAGGGTTATGTGCTCTTCTCCACGGCTCGTACTCTGGAGCGGGAGGCTCTGTTTAAGTGGGCCGGGCCCATAGTGCCAAATATCGAGGTGATCCTGGTGGCGCTGCGGGAGCGCCATCTGCGGATAGCGATGGATTCTGAGTTGAATAGTTATCGAATCGGGGTGATTCGTTCCGATGCCGGGCAGCAGTATGTGATCCGAGTCGGTGTGGATCCGGATAAGTTGGTGGTGACCCATAAGCCAAAGCTCCTGGCTCGTCAGCTACTCAACCGGCGCATCGATCTGTGGGCGACCACAGCCTCGGTATTTGATACCCTTGAAAAGCTGGGATTGGAGCGCAACAAGTTTGAAGTGGTCTACTCTCTGGGGGCAAGCGCTCCCTATTATGCCCTGAACAAGAAGACTCCGGATCAGTTGGTAGCGAGCTTTCAAAGGGCGATTGACAAGGTCAAAGACAGTGATGAGTATCAGCTCATCCTCTCTGATTATGGTCACCCGCTGGCTGGCAAGAGCAAGGGAGCTCCATAAGCCCCCTGATATCGAGTTTTAAGAGCCGTAGAGGGTGTGATTCAACAGGTTTTCCAGGTACTCCTGGTGTCCGCTACAGGGCTTAGGAGAGATCTGGGAGGTCAGCGCCTGGTCCAGAAGATCTGGCAGCGAGCTTTCTCCCCTGAGGATCTGCTGCCCCAGGGCAGAGCTCCACCCCTGGTAGCGTTGTTCGGTAAGCTGTTGTAGTTTTTGCTCCTCTATCAGGCGAGCCGCTTTTTTCAGTGACAGTGCCAGGGTGTCCATGGCTCCGATATGAGCATACAGCAGATCGTTGAGATCGCAGCTTTGACGGCGCAGTTTGGCATCAAAATTAAAGCCTCCCTGCTGCATTCCGCCAGCCTTGAGGATTTCATAGAGCACTGGTGTCATCTCCTCAACACTGTTAGGGAACTGATCTGTGTCCCAACCCAGTTGGGGATCTCCGCGGTTTGCATCGACACTGCCAAAGATCCCAAGGGCCAGCGCCATAGCGATCTCGTGATGGAAGGAGTGACCGGCCAGCGTGGCATGGTTGGCTTCTATATTGACCTTGACCTCTTTTTCCAAGCCAAACTGGCGTAAAAAGCCATACACGGTGGCAACATCGTAATCGTACTGGTGCTTGCTGGGCTCCTGGGGCTTGGGCTCAATCAGCAGATTGCCGCTAAACCCAAGCTTATGCTTGTGCTCGACCACCATCTGCATAAACCGGCCAAGCTGTTCACGCTCGCGCTTGAGATCCGTATTGAGCAGGGTTTCATAACCTTCGCGCCCCCCCATAACACATAGTTTTCACCACCGAGACGCAGAGTACTCTGCATGGCACAGCAGACCTGAGAGGCAGCGTAACTGAAGATCTGTGGATCCGGGTTGCTGGCCGCTCCGGCTGCATAGCGCGGATGACTAAAGCAGTTGGCGGTTCCCCACAGTAACTTAAGCCCTGTCTGCTGCTGTTTCTCGCCAAGGTAGTCGGTCATGGCGTCAAGATTGCTCACATAGCTTCGAAGACTCTCTCCCTCGGGGGCAACATCTATGTCATGAAAGCAGTAGTAGGGCACTGTGAGTGTCTTAAAAAACTCAAAGGCGGCATCCGCCTTATTGCGGGCTCGCTGCAGGGGATCTTCAGCCCTGTTCCAGGAGCGTTCAAAGGTGCCCGAGCCAAAGGTATCGTCACCACTCCAGCAGAAGTTATGCCAGTAGCAGGCGGCAAAGTGTAGCTGCTCTCTCATGCTTTTACCAAGGATCATCTGATCGGCCTGATAGTGACGAAAAGCCAGAGGCTCCCGGCTATCGGGGCCGAGATAGGGGATTGGGGATTTGGGTTCAAAATAGCGTGTCATCGCATCGACTCCATCGGTTGAGATGTAGCTATTTTTATCAAGGGAGCAAGGGGTCGCAATTATGTTTTTTCCCGATCGAATTTTGAAAAATAGCAATTGAGAGTGAGAGCTGGGTATCACAAGTCTGCTCCACCTGAGGTCCTTGTGAGCGAGCTCAGGGAAAGAAGATTTCATAAAGCATTTAGCAAAAACAGAAATAGCAATCTAGCGGTGAGCTTCAAACAATAGATGCTACGACAGCTCAATTCAGGAATATCTATGATGGTACGCTCATCAATAAGTGTGATACGGATAACTCTGGTGGTGGCTCTTGGGGGGCTACTTTTTGGCTATGATACCGCGGTCATATCGGGAGCGACCCAGTCCCTGCAGAGTTACTTTAAGCTGGATGCGACGGCTCTTGGATTTGCTGCTGCATCTGCGCTGCTCGGCTGTATTATCGGAGCCATTTTGGCATCGGGTTTGAGCAGCCGTTTTGGCAGGTGAGGGGCTTTGCTGTGTTCGGCTGTGCTTTTTCTGTTGTGTGCGGTGGGAACGGCACTGGCCGATCATTACTGGACCCTGGTGTTTTACCGGATCATCGGGGGATAGGGGTCGGGATCGCCTCTATGGTTTCCCCCATGTATATCGCTGAGGTGGCACCTTCTGAGCGCAGAGGGGCCCTGGTTTCCTGCAACCAGTTGGCGATTATCTTTGGGATGTTGCTGATCTATTTTGTGAATTACGCCATTGCCAGCCTGGGCGATCGCCACTGGCTGGATACCTTGGGGTGGCGCTATATGTTCGCCTCCGGGGTGGTTCCCTCGCTACTGTTTCTCGGGCTGCTGTTTACGGTTCCCGAGACACCGCGTTGGCTTGCTCTCAGGGGACGGGAGCGCGAGGCCAGGGAGCTACTGATGGCACTTGATCCGGATTCGAATATTGAGCAGCAGTGGCAGGAGATCCATGAAACAACCCAACAACGCTCGATCAAACTGCTTGGATCCGGGCTGGGCTATGTCATCTTTGTCGGGATCATGCTTTCGGTATTTCAGCAGGTCACAGGGATCAATGTGTTTCTTTATTACGCCCCAAGGATCTTAAGTGGTTTTAATCACTCCGGGTTGGATATCGCCCTGCTCGAAACCATCCTGGTTGGGGCCGTAAATCTGCTGTTTACCCTGATCGCTATCTATACGGTGGATCGTTTTGGTCGTCGGCCTCTGATGATGGGAGGAGCCCTGGTGATGGGGCTGTGTATGTTGGCGATCGGCACTGCAGCTTACCTCAACCTTATCGGTGGATACCTGCTGATCTTTATGTTGGGCTATATCGCCGCTTTTGCCCTGTCTCTCGGCCCCGTGACCTGGGTGCTGTTATCTGAGATGTTTCCGAATCGGGTGCGGGCCAAGGCGCTGTCGATCGCCGTGTTTGCCCAGTGGCTGGCGAACTTCTTAGTATCGCAGACCTTTCCTATGATGACGGCGGATAATAACTGGCTACAGCAGACCTTCCACGGCGGTGCTCCCTTCTGGCTTTACGGGATCATGGGGCTGGTCACGGTGGGATTTGTAGCTAAATGTGTTCCTGAAACTAAGAATCGCTCTTTGGAGGAGCTTGAAGCGTTGTGGGAGAGGACAGAAAAGAGCCCACAGCTTTCCCCTTCGGGCGCCTGAGCTCTTTTTTCATATGAGGGAGCCTGCATTGGCAGGCTCCGGGAGTGTGCGAGCTCAATAGACCTGTTGGTAGATCTCGCGGGCGGCCTCCGGGGTGAGCTCTCTTGGATTATTGGCCAAAAGCCGGGTGAC from the Dongshaea marina genome contains:
- a CDS encoding sugar porter family MFS transporter encodes the protein MVSPMYIAEVAPSERRGALVSCNQLAIIFGMLLIYFVNYAIASLGDRHWLDTLGWRYMFASGVVPSLLFLGLLFTVPETPRWLALRGREREARELLMALDPDSNIEQQWQEIHETTQQRSIKLLGSGLGYVIFVGIMLSVFQQVTGINVFLYYAPRILSGFNHSGLDIALLETILVGAVNLLFTLIAIYTVDRFGRRPLMMGGALVMGLCMLAIGTAAYLNLIGGYLLIFMLGYIAAFALSLGPVTWVLLSEMFPNRVRAKALSIAVFAQWLANFLVSQTFPMMTADNNWLQQTFHGGAPFWLYGIMGLVTVGFVAKCVPETKNRSLEELEALWERTEKSPQLSPSGA
- a CDS encoding apurinic/apyrimidinic endonuclease family protein yields the protein MTRYFEPKSPIPYLGPDSREPLAFRHYQADQMILGKSMREQLHFAACYWHNFCWSGDDTFGSGTFERSWNRAEDPLQRARNKADAAFEFFKTLTVPYYCFHDIDVAPEGESLRSYVSNLDAMTDYLGEKQQQTGLKLLWGTANCFSHPRYAAGAASNPDPQIFSYAASQVCCAMQSTLRLGGENYVLWGGAKVMKPCSIRISSASVNSLAGLCRWWSSTSISLGLAAIC
- a CDS encoding MFS transporter translates to MMVRSSISVIRITLVVALGGLLFGYDTAVISGATQSLQSYFKLDATALGFAAASALLGCIIGAILASGLSSRFGR